The genomic DNA GACCGCGCGCTCCTACTGGCTCTCCCCCGATCACCGGCCCGGGCTCGACGCGCTCCTCCAGCGCTACCTGCTGACGGTGGGCACCGCGGTGCTGCTCCTTCTGGCCGTGTCGGTGACGAGCACGATCGTGCGTCCGGACGGGAGCGCAGTCATCGACGCGGGTATCTGGATCGTCCTCGCGGTGATCGCCGTGAGCAGCGGCCACCTCGTGTGGCGGCTGGTGCGGCCGCCGGCGGATAACCTGGCGGCATGAGCGCCTCCACGGAAACCGGCCCCTTCTTCCACGGCACCACCGCAGACCTCCGGCCCGGAGACCTGCTCAGCGCGGGCTTCGTCTCGAACTACCGCCCCGACGTGGTGATGAACCACATCTACTTCACCGCCCTGCGCGACGGTGCCGGGCTCGCCGCGGAGCTCGCCTCCGAGCTCAAGTCCGACGGTGCCGCCCCGCGCGTGTACGAGGTGGAGCCCACCGGCGCTTTCGAGGACGACCCCAACGTGACCGATAAGAAGTTCCCCGGCAACCCCACCCGCTCGTACCGCAGCACCGAGCCGCTGCGCGTCGTCGCCGAGGTGACCGATTGGACCCGGCTCACGCCCGAGGCGCTGCAGATGTGGCGCGACACCCTGATCTCGAAGGCCCCGACCGACCGCGGCGAGATCATCAACTGATCCCCCGGCAGGGCGACGCACCAGACCCCGGTTCGGTTCCGCTCGCCGGGTGATTGTGAACATTCCCCTAGTCGGTGT from Tsukamurella paurometabola includes the following:
- a CDS encoding DUF1648 domain-containing protein: MRLRWWIFLVAVLLCGASLAWAAASGPDPFPTHWGAGGTADSWSPRGSAVGLLAVTTAAVGALFGVLAACTTAIPDRLINLPPTARSYWLSPDHRPGLDALLQRYLLTVGTAVLLLLAVSVTSTIVRPDGSAVIDAGIWIVLAVIAVSSGHLVWRLVRPPADNLAA
- the arr gene encoding NAD(+)--rifampin ADP-ribosyltransferase; protein product: MSASTETGPFFHGTTADLRPGDLLSAGFVSNYRPDVVMNHIYFTALRDGAGLAAELASELKSDGAAPRVYEVEPTGAFEDDPNVTDKKFPGNPTRSYRSTEPLRVVAEVTDWTRLTPEALQMWRDTLISKAPTDRGEIIN